A genomic window from Aquabacterium sp. OR-4 includes:
- a CDS encoding flagellar hook-length control protein FliK, which yields MALSLSSFLTPAGTDATRQATRQASPQISPTRPSETAADFAALLRDTQARAARPASLAAPVIAQAPTPVPAPAPSAASTVAAPAPATAATSGATSGATSATASTAASASAARATNLATSATLPATSATLPARTEPATASRPGAPEAQPAAEPAEPGARAGAADASANPAATSGKAAGTRRAQAGTRGAAASSPAKAATADTATARATDTASTGTSTSTSATATTTATSAALQRLAGKRAAQAGGDAALASAGGPLMARAGQADAAAATAGAGGESAAAEGSLSERADTPQAATQAAADLLPGAASLPPPLAQVPLPLTEAQAGAASAMAAASDSATPAEAGAGRSATSPGGSTDPLLAPSGTAGTLTGTATGTTASSAASATAAANAFAAARTAAALGTGSAASGTAAPVGPAGARRGAAAAAASEPDTLGTEASAPGRRERAGRLGAAADAATDAATAALAGAGVPAQPVAEAAQRQLASAQPAATTSPPAASADAASTPHGAAPGVLNLADAALAGNAASAPASPPAMGAGAAAQATATATATATTTAAAGAATGFAQALAMTGRDSAAAAGAAALAATSGNEQAPAAAAGNSANGADAAAWAGSLQAAAQASGNPAGPATANGAPAQARIPVPLDSPAFAPALGTQVAVFVRDGVHEARLELHPAEMGPITVNITVDGQAARVDFQAELAPTREAIEASLPALAGALQEAGLTLAGGGVFQQSPGQSGQPGQGQAEGQPASGRQATADGQANEPGGQPGTAPPARSRGLVDLVA from the coding sequence ATGGCCCTCAGCCTCTCCAGCTTCCTGACCCCCGCGGGCACCGACGCCACCCGCCAGGCCACCCGCCAGGCCAGCCCCCAGATCAGCCCGACCCGCCCCAGCGAGACCGCTGCCGACTTTGCCGCCCTGCTGCGCGACACCCAGGCCCGCGCCGCGCGGCCGGCCAGCCTGGCTGCGCCGGTGATCGCCCAGGCGCCCACACCGGTTCCGGCCCCGGCCCCGTCAGCAGCCTCGACCGTGGCGGCGCCCGCACCGGCGACGGCGGCCACCAGCGGCGCCACCAGCGGCGCCACCAGCGCGACGGCCAGCACAGCCGCCAGCGCCAGCGCTGCCCGCGCCACCAACCTGGCCACCAGCGCCACGCTGCCCGCCACCAGCGCCACGCTGCCCGCCCGCACCGAGCCGGCCACCGCCAGCCGCCCCGGCGCGCCCGAAGCCCAGCCCGCCGCCGAACCGGCTGAGCCAGGCGCCCGCGCCGGCGCCGCCGACGCGTCGGCCAACCCGGCCGCGACCAGTGGCAAAGCCGCCGGCACGCGCCGCGCCCAGGCCGGCACGCGCGGCGCCGCCGCCAGCAGCCCGGCGAAAGCAGCCACCGCAGACACCGCCACGGCCCGGGCCACCGACACCGCCAGCACCGGCACCAGCACCAGCACCAGCGCTACCGCCACCACCACCGCCACCAGCGCCGCGCTGCAACGCCTGGCCGGCAAGCGTGCGGCGCAGGCCGGCGGCGACGCCGCGCTGGCCAGCGCTGGCGGCCCGCTGATGGCCCGCGCCGGGCAGGCCGACGCCGCCGCCGCCACGGCCGGCGCCGGCGGCGAATCCGCGGCCGCCGAGGGCAGCCTGAGCGAGCGCGCCGACACCCCGCAAGCCGCCACCCAGGCCGCCGCCGACCTGCTGCCCGGCGCCGCCAGCCTGCCGCCCCCGCTGGCCCAGGTGCCGCTGCCGCTGACCGAGGCCCAGGCCGGCGCGGCCAGCGCCATGGCAGCCGCCAGCGACAGCGCCACGCCGGCCGAGGCCGGCGCCGGCCGCAGCGCCACCTCCCCAGGCGGCAGCACCGACCCGCTGCTCGCCCCGTCCGGCACTGCCGGCACCCTCACCGGAACCGCCACCGGCACCACCGCCAGCAGCGCGGCCAGCGCCACGGCGGCCGCCAACGCCTTTGCCGCCGCCCGCACCGCGGCCGCCCTGGGCACCGGCAGCGCGGCCAGCGGCACGGCCGCGCCGGTGGGCCCGGCCGGCGCCCGGCGCGGCGCCGCCGCCGCGGCTGCCAGCGAACCCGACACGCTGGGCACCGAGGCCTCCGCGCCCGGCCGCCGCGAGCGCGCCGGCCGCCTCGGCGCAGCGGCCGATGCCGCCACCGACGCGGCCACGGCCGCCCTGGCCGGCGCGGGTGTCCCGGCCCAGCCCGTGGCCGAAGCCGCCCAGCGGCAGCTGGCCAGCGCCCAGCCGGCAGCCACCACCTCACCGCCCGCGGCCAGTGCCGATGCCGCCAGCACCCCGCACGGCGCGGCCCCCGGCGTGCTGAACCTGGCCGATGCCGCACTGGCCGGCAACGCGGCCAGCGCGCCGGCCAGCCCGCCAGCCATGGGCGCCGGCGCGGCGGCCCAGGCCACCGCAACCGCCACCGCAACCGCCACCACCACGGCCGCAGCCGGTGCCGCCACCGGCTTTGCCCAGGCCCTGGCCATGACCGGCCGCGACAGCGCCGCAGCCGCCGGCGCCGCCGCCCTGGCGGCCACCAGTGGCAACGAGCAGGCACCGGCCGCCGCGGCCGGCAACAGCGCCAACGGCGCCGACGCCGCCGCCTGGGCCGGCAGCCTGCAGGCCGCGGCGCAGGCCAGCGGCAACCCCGCCGGCCCGGCCACCGCCAATGGCGCGCCAGCGCAGGCGCGCATCCCGGTGCCGCTGGATTCACCGGCCTTTGCGCCCGCGCTGGGCACCCAGGTGGCGGTGTTCGTGCGCGACGGCGTGCACGAGGCGCGGCTTGAGCTGCACCCGGCCGAGATGGGCCCGATCACGGTCAACATCACGGTCGACGGCCAGGCCGCACGGGTCGATTTCCAGGCCGAGCTGGCGCCCACGCGCGAGGCCATCGAAGCCTCGCTGCCGGCCCTGGCCGGCGCCTTGCAGGAGGCCGGCCTCACGCTGGCCGGTGGTGGCGTGTTCCAGCAGTCGCCCGGCCAGTCGGGCCAGCCCGGCCAGGGCCAGGCCGAGGGCCAGCCGGCCAGCGGCCGCCAGGCCACGGCCGATGGCCAGGCCAACGAGCCCGGCGGCCAGCCGGGC